A genomic region of Micromonospora sp. NBC_01796 contains the following coding sequences:
- a CDS encoding DUF7824 domain-containing protein yields MSVIHREPELNWPDLRQAIDLGKVEVVGRLLRDGTEEQRRTFGPELEAYVKGLPPERWWSNRDRAAAVAVAALGCLPSAARTSALLTRRDVRDRWGDIPLGELINMSRARDLQWLGDLARRLAAKLPREGRDGQWRLVAGLLTEAGVAPPTDDAFVRGWFAHLQAWQPKDERRPLLERLRVDPYLDALLPRMFEVDGLGVELARSSWHQEERRWDHRPAVPHVLVALAAEGRVDRTVLLDGVLGRFLRGDRVSALRAFVVLHDELGPTEAELTARVVRYVRLLPDAHSTVATLAQRALRRLDNNGRLELDTLLQGSRQLLARPEKMLVKAQLSWLDRVAKRNPDRVGEVLETVAVAFGHDALDVQERALTIVLRHVARTEPPVRARLAELAGVLAGDLPGRAAAVLGEPVAAVAVDVPAGWVLVPMPSVAPMPPPVTGVAELAEEIGALLHDEGSMVGWERVLAGIVACHADDPVLLRDALVPILDRYEVQFRPGQTWWGSPRLRQLLGEVIRAAVRPGNRLSGWERGVGMVRAALGGPPADLPVTGYGPGPQHALALRIAETAVYTRHRPIPMLVSTPTRANGQLDATVLVQRLAEAERAGWQPWRFDLEQALLRLPREIDGDALSRAAGLRTPAGVRLSRWLTDGGAPQPGSVRVDQRRPPLRRFDHWELSHLPERRVVVGLRPGAVDYGPFAQEMFELDPADRPEIKQSDPEYQLWPGVLPNHREVIAAWALPAFAGLADCDQRGAELLPLLAESAGPVGPAVALALAYTLAARHEADRVAGVDAFLALAAVGDLDGAALGRELGALAADGTIKLTRVVAGLAEAARAGARADVWAAIEAALPAVLAATPRGGPDLLALGAQTATATPTASTSGVTSGSNATGASGGTGASGGTSGTGSVGGEAHQAEPGALRAALAGIAARGGSGRLVTEARRLDRVLAG; encoded by the coding sequence GTGAGTGTCATCCACCGGGAGCCGGAGCTGAACTGGCCCGACCTGCGGCAGGCGATCGACCTGGGCAAGGTCGAGGTGGTCGGCAGGTTGCTCCGCGACGGGACCGAGGAGCAGCGCCGGACGTTCGGCCCGGAACTGGAGGCGTACGTCAAGGGTCTGCCCCCCGAGCGCTGGTGGAGCAACCGCGACCGGGCCGCCGCGGTGGCGGTCGCCGCCCTCGGTTGCCTGCCGTCGGCCGCCCGGACCTCGGCCCTGCTCACCCGTCGGGACGTGCGCGACCGGTGGGGCGACATCCCGCTCGGCGAACTGATCAACATGTCCCGCGCCCGGGACCTGCAGTGGCTGGGGGACCTCGCCCGACGGCTCGCCGCCAAACTCCCCCGTGAGGGGCGGGACGGACAGTGGAGGCTGGTTGCCGGACTGCTCACCGAGGCCGGCGTCGCCCCGCCCACCGACGACGCGTTCGTCCGGGGATGGTTCGCACACCTCCAGGCGTGGCAGCCGAAGGACGAGCGCAGGCCGCTGCTCGAACGGCTGCGGGTCGACCCGTACCTCGACGCCCTGCTGCCCCGGATGTTCGAGGTGGACGGGCTCGGCGTCGAACTGGCCCGCAGCAGTTGGCACCAGGAGGAGCGACGCTGGGACCACCGGCCGGCGGTGCCGCACGTGCTGGTGGCGCTCGCCGCCGAGGGACGCGTCGACCGGACGGTGCTGCTCGACGGCGTACTGGGACGGTTCCTGCGCGGGGACAGGGTGTCCGCCCTGCGCGCCTTCGTGGTCCTGCACGACGAACTGGGACCGACCGAGGCAGAGCTGACCGCACGGGTCGTCCGCTACGTCCGGCTGCTGCCCGACGCCCACTCCACCGTCGCCACGCTCGCCCAACGGGCCCTGCGCCGGCTGGACAACAACGGCCGGTTGGAACTCGACACCCTGTTGCAGGGCAGCCGTCAACTCCTCGCCCGCCCGGAAAAGATGCTGGTCAAGGCACAGTTGAGTTGGCTGGACCGGGTCGCCAAACGTAACCCGGACCGGGTCGGCGAGGTGCTGGAGACGGTCGCGGTCGCCTTCGGACACGACGCCCTCGACGTGCAGGAGCGGGCGTTGACCATCGTGCTCCGGCACGTCGCCCGGACCGAGCCGCCGGTACGCGCCCGGCTCGCCGAGCTGGCCGGCGTACTGGCGGGCGACCTGCCGGGGCGGGCTGCCGCCGTACTCGGGGAGCCGGTGGCGGCGGTGGCCGTCGACGTACCGGCCGGGTGGGTGCTGGTTCCGATGCCGTCGGTGGCACCCATGCCGCCGCCGGTGACGGGGGTCGCCGAACTGGCCGAGGAGATCGGTGCGCTGCTGCACGACGAGGGTTCGATGGTCGGCTGGGAGCGGGTGCTCGCCGGAATCGTCGCCTGCCACGCCGACGATCCGGTGCTGCTGCGTGACGCGCTCGTGCCGATCCTCGACCGGTACGAGGTGCAGTTCCGGCCGGGGCAGACCTGGTGGGGCAGCCCCCGGCTGCGGCAACTGCTCGGTGAGGTGATCCGAGCCGCCGTACGCCCCGGGAACAGGCTCTCCGGCTGGGAACGCGGGGTCGGCATGGTCCGGGCGGCGCTCGGCGGTCCTCCGGCCGACCTGCCGGTCACCGGGTACGGGCCGGGGCCGCAGCACGCCCTCGCCCTCCGGATCGCCGAGACGGCGGTCTACACCCGGCACAGGCCGATCCCGATGCTGGTGTCGACACCGACCCGGGCCAACGGTCAGCTCGACGCGACGGTGTTGGTGCAACGGCTCGCGGAAGCCGAGCGGGCGGGTTGGCAGCCGTGGCGGTTCGACCTGGAGCAGGCCCTGCTGCGGCTGCCCCGCGAGATCGACGGCGACGCGCTGAGCCGGGCCGCCGGGCTGCGCACGCCGGCCGGTGTGCGGCTGTCCCGGTGGCTCACCGACGGCGGGGCACCGCAGCCGGGATCGGTCAGGGTGGACCAGCGGCGACCGCCGCTGCGGCGCTTCGACCACTGGGAGTTGAGCCATCTGCCCGAGCGTCGGGTGGTGGTCGGGCTGCGGCCCGGGGCGGTGGACTACGGGCCGTTCGCCCAGGAGATGTTCGAACTCGATCCGGCCGACCGGCCGGAGATCAAGCAGAGTGACCCGGAGTACCAGCTCTGGCCGGGGGTGCTGCCCAACCATCGCGAGGTGATCGCGGCCTGGGCGCTGCCCGCCTTCGCCGGGCTGGCCGACTGCGACCAGCGGGGAGCCGAACTGTTGCCGCTGCTCGCCGAGTCCGCCGGCCCGGTCGGCCCGGCGGTGGCGCTGGCGTTGGCGTACACGCTGGCGGCGCGGCACGAGGCGGACCGGGTCGCCGGGGTCGACGCCTTCCTCGCCCTGGCCGCCGTCGGGGACCTCGACGGGGCGGCGCTTGGCCGGGAACTCGGCGCGCTCGCGGCCGACGGCACGATCAAGCTGACCCGGGTGGTGGCGGGCCTGGCCGAGGCCGCTCGGGCCGGTGCTCGGGCGGATGTGTGGGCCGCGATCGAGGCGGCCCTGCCGGCGGTGCTGGCCGCCACTCCCCGCGGCGGACCGGACCTGCTCGCCCTCGGCGCCCAGACCGCGACCGCCACCCCCACCGCGAGCACGAGCGGTGTCACGAGCGGGAGCAACGCGACGGGCGCGAGCGGCGGCACGGGCGCGAGCGGCGGCACGAGTGGGACCGGGAGTGTGGGCGGCGAGGCGCACCAGGCCGAACCCGGGGCGCTGCGGGCCGCCCTGGCGGGGATCGCCGCGCGCGGCGGCAGCGGTCGGCTGGTGACCGAGGCCCGGCGCCTCGACCGGGTGCTCGCCGGGTAG
- a CDS encoding carboxymuconolactone decarboxylase family protein, translating into MSELDANDRMTRITPRSRHVPTDPPVHETQPKAVPYGGQGAGDGGSRRCGVQQRMDIGRVAPEAYRAVAGLEGYVQKNVDHTVLELVKLRASMINGCAFCVDMHSRDALAAGESSRRLFAVSAWRESSLFDERERAALALTDEVTRLGEHGVSDEVWDGAAKVWSEKELADLVVAIATINVWNRVAVTVHAQTPTEV; encoded by the coding sequence ATGTCCGAACTGGATGCGAACGACCGGATGACCCGGATCACACCCCGGTCCCGTCACGTCCCCACCGACCCGCCCGTCCACGAGACGCAACCAAAAGCGGTGCCGTACGGCGGTCAAGGGGCCGGCGACGGCGGGTCGAGGAGGTGCGGAGTGCAGCAGCGGATGGATATCGGGCGGGTGGCGCCGGAGGCGTACCGGGCGGTGGCCGGGCTGGAGGGCTATGTCCAGAAGAACGTCGACCACACCGTGTTGGAGCTGGTCAAGCTCAGGGCGTCGATGATCAACGGGTGTGCGTTCTGCGTCGACATGCACAGTCGGGACGCGCTGGCGGCGGGCGAGTCGAGTCGGCGGCTGTTCGCGGTCTCCGCCTGGCGGGAGTCATCCCTCTTCGACGAGCGGGAGCGTGCCGCCCTGGCCCTCACCGACGAGGTGACCAGGTTGGGCGAGCACGGTGTCTCGGACGAGGTCTGGGACGGGGCGGCCAAGGTGTGGTCGGAGAAGGAACTCGCCGACCTGGTGGTCGCGATCGCCACCATCAACGTGTGGAACCGGGTCGCGGTGACCGTCCACGCCCAGACACCGACCGAGGTCTGA